The genomic region TGGATGGCGTGACCGCTGGCACCCGGCTGGTCACCGTGCTGGAGGTGACCCCCTTCGGCTATGGCGAAGCGCGGCTGATGGTCAGCGACCCCCTGCCCGCCGGGTTCGAGATCGACAACCCGAACCTGATGTCGGCAGGGTCCACCTCGGAACTTGGCTGGCTGGACACGTTGCAGGACGTCCAGCACAGCGAGTTCCGGCAGGATCGGTTCCTGACGGCGGTGGATTGGCAGTCGGATCAAAGCTTCCGGCTGGCCTATGTCGTCCGCGCCGTCAGCCCCGGCACGTTCCACCATGCCGCGGCTTCCGTTGAGGATATGTACCGCCCCGACTTCCGCGCCCGGGGGGAAACCGGGTCTGTGACCATCGCGCCGTGACAACCCGGCACGTGGTCTTTCCCGACGGGGGACACCCCCCGTCGACCCCTCCTCGAGCACTTCGTGCACGCGTCGGTACGCGTAGCGAGGAGTGCACGAAGTGCTCGACGAGCGGACCTTGGTGATGCGCGCGCGCTGGATCATCACCGCAGTGGCAGCCCTCTGGCTGGCCGCGCTTGGCCGTGACCGGCTGGACGATTGGATCGACGCCACGATCCTGCCGCCCCTTGCCGTCGAAACCTCGGTCGAGGTGCTGGACCGCGACGGGCGGCTCTTGCGCGCCTATACCGTGGCCGATGGCCGCTGGCGGCTGGCCCTGCCGCCGGACCGGGTGGACCCGACCTACATCGCGATGCTGCTGGCCTATGAGGACAAGCGGTTCCAAGACCACGCCGGCGTCGACCCCCGGTCAATGCTGCGGGCAGTGCTGCAGGCGGCATGGAACGGGCGCGTCATTTCGGGCGGGTCGACCCTGACGATGCAGGTCGCGCGCCTGCTGGAAGAGGGGACGACCGGTGAGGTTGGCGGCAAGCTGCGCCAGATGCGGGTTGCGCTGGCCTTGGAACGGCGGCTGACCAAGGATCAGATCCTGCAGCTTTATCTGCACCTTGCGCCCTTTGGCGGCAACCTTGAAGGGGTCCGCGCCGCCTCGATCAGCTATTTCGGCAAGGAACCGCTGCGCCTGACCCCGGCCGAGGCAGCGCTGCTGGTCGCCATCCCGCAAAGCCCGGAAACCCGCCGCCCCGACCGCGCCGCCGACCGGGCCGAGGCCGCGCGCAACCGGGTTCTGGCCCGGGCGGTGGGCGAAGGGGTGATCGACGCCGATGAGGCCGAGGCCGCCCTGCGTGAGGCTGTGCCGGGCCTGCGCAAACCCTTCCCCGCCTTTGCGCCCCATCTGGCCGACCGGGCCCGCGCGGAGGACCCTGCCCGCCTGACCCATACCCTGTCGCTGGACCGTGACTTGCAGGCCAAGCTGGAAACGCTGGCAGCCGAGGCGGTGGCAGGCCGGGGCGAAGCCTTGCAGGTGGCCATTCTGGTGGCCGACCACGCCTCGGGCGAGATCCTCGCCTCGGTCGGGTCGGCGGGGTATCAGGCCGATCTGCGGCAGGGCTTTGTCGACATGACGCAGGCGCTGCGGTCGCCCGGGTCAACGCTGAAACCGCTGGTCTATGCACTGGCCTTCGATCAGGGGCTGGCGCATCCCGAAACGATGATCGAGGACAAGCCCACCAGTTTTGGCAACTACGCGCCGCAGAATTTTGACCGGATGTATCGCGGTACGATCCGGTTGCGTGAGGCGTTGCAACTGTCGCTGAACATCCCCGTCGTGGCCTTGACCGAAGCGCTTGGCCCGGCCCGCCTGATCTCGGCCATGGAGAAGGCGGGGATGCGGCCGGTGTTTCCCGGCGACCAGCCGGGGCTGGCGATTGCGCTTGGCGGTGTGGGAGTGACGCTGTCGGACATGGTGCAGCTTTACGCCACGCTTGCCCGGGGCGGTGTGGTGCGGCCGCTGACCTACCGGCTTGAAGACGCGACAGCCGAGGGGCAGCGGGTGGTGTCAGGCGTGGCCGCCTGGCAGGTGGGTGACATTCTGGCGGGCCTTGCACCGCCGCCGGGGGCACCGAGCAACCGGCTGGCCTACAAGACGGGCACGTCCTATGGCCACCGCGATGCCTGGGCGATCGGCTATGACGGGGGCAATGTCATCGGCGTCTGGATGGGGCGGGCGGATGGCACGCCGGTGCCGGGGGCCTTCGGGGCGGATGTGGCGGCACCTGTCCTGTTTCAGGCCTTCAACCGGCTGAAGCGCCAGCTTGTCCCGCAGCCCCCGGCCCCTTCCGCTACGCTTCTGGTGTCAAACGCGGAATTGCCGCAACCCTTGCAGCGGTTCCGGTCCCGCAGTGCCGCGTTCGAGGCGGAGGCGGATGCCCCCGCCGTGGCCTTTCCACCCGACGGCGCCGAGGTGGAACTGTTGCCAGCGGGCCTGATGGTGCGGGTGCGGGGCGGGACGGCGCCCTTCACCTGGCTGGCCGACGGGGTGCCGGTGATCGTGGCGCTGAACGCGCGTGAGGCCATGCTGGCGCTGCCCGGTCAGGGGTTCGTGACGCTGAGCGTGATCGACGCTGAGGGGCGGTCAGCGCGGGCGAAGGTGCGGGTGCACTAGCCGCGCCGGGTGCGGTGCACGTCCGGAATTTTTGAAAATTCCGGGCCGGAGCCTTCAAAGGCTCCGCCGCGATGTCTTCGAAGACATCGCTTGGCCCGATTGCCAGCCCCGATTGCTAGGCCCGCTCGATGGCCAGCGCGATGCCCTGACCGCCGCCGATGCACATGGTGACAAGGGCCGTCTTGCCGCCCGTCCGCTCCAGCTCATGCAGGGCTTTCACCATCAGCATCGCCCCGGTGGCACCGACCGGGTGACCAAGCGCAATGGCCCCGCCGTTGGGGTTCACCCGGGCAGGATCAAGGCCCAGTGCGCGCGAGACGGCCAGGGCTTGTGCGGCAAAGGCCTCGTTCGATTCGACGATGTCGAAGTCCTGCGGCTTGATCCCCAGTTTGCGGCACAGCGCCTGCACTGCCGGGATCGGGCCAAGGCCCATCACCTTGGGATCCACCCCGGCATGGGCATAGCCCATGATCCGGGCCCGGCTTCCCTTGGCGCTGCGCGACAGGACCAGCGCCGCCGCCCCGTCATTGATGCCCGAGGCATTGCCTGCGGTCACCGTGCCATCCTTCTGAAAGACGGTTCGAAGCCCGGCCAGCGCCTCGATGCTGGTGGCCTTGGGGTGTTCGTCGGTGTCAAACACCGTAGGGCCCTTGCGGCCCGGAACCTCGATCGCCACGATCTGATCCTTGAACCGCCCTTCGGCAATGGCGCGTGCGGCGCGGGTCTGGCTTTCCAGCGCGAAGGCGTCCTGATCGGCCCGGCTGATGCCGTGCTGGGCGGCCACGTTTTCCGCCGTGACGCCCATATGGCCAGTGCCGAACGGGCAGGTCAGCGCGCCGGTCATCATGTCCAGCGCCCTTGTGTCGCCCATCTTCTGGCCAAAGCGCGCGGCGGGCAGGATGTAGGGCGACCGGCTCATGCATTCCGCCCCGCCGGCCAGCGCCAGTTCGGCGTCGCCCAGCATCAGCGCCTGCACCGCCGAGACAATCGCCTGCGCGCCAGAGCCGCACAGCCGGTTGACGTTCATCGCGGGCGTGGTTTCGGGGATACCGGCCTGCATCGCCATGACGCGCGACAGGTACATGTCGCGCGGTTCGGTGTTGATGACATGGCCCATGACGACATGGCCGATCTGCCCGCCTTCGACCCCGGCCCGCTCCAGCGCGGCTTTCGCGGCCTGCGTGGCGATGTCGATCGGGGGCAATCCGGCAAGCGCGCCACCAAACCCGCCGATGGCGCTGCGGGTGGCGGAGAGGATGTGGATATCGGTCATTGGGTCCTCGCTGAAGTGTTTCGCACATCATGCACGAAAGCGACGCATGGGAAGAGTCTCCGTAGCGTCACGCCTGCGCCATTGACAGTCCATGGCCCCCGGAGGAGATCAGTGCGACCAACAGGAGACCATCTTGAAAGACCTGATCAGGGCCAATGCGGGCCTTTTGTTCGCCGGGGTGGCGACCTTCGTGATGATGGGGGCCGGGCAGTCGCTTTATGGCCCTGCCCTGCCGGCCTTTTCGCGGCTCTTTGGTGTCACGTTGGCCGAGGCGGGGGTGCTGGTGTCGGCCCATTGGGTGGGCTGCTTCATCGGCGTCGGGTTCATGTACCTGAAAGGTGGCGTGGTCACGCCGCGCCATGCGCTGGCGGCGATGGCGATTGGCGCAGCCGGCGTGGCGGCGCTGGCCGGGTGGTGGGCGACGATCGCCGGGGCTGTGGTGTTCGGCCTAGGCTACGGGATGTCGACCGCCGTGTTCAACCCGCGCGTGCTGCGGGCCTTCGCCGACAAGGGCCCGTCGATGCTGAGCCTGCTGAACGCGACCTTCGGCGTGGGGGCCATTGCCGCACCGCTGATCTTTGTGGCCTTGGGCAGCGATCCGCGCTGGTCCTTCGGGCTGACCGCGGCGCTGGCGGCGGTGATCTGGCTGTTCGCGGGGCCTGCCGGGCGGGCCGGGGCCGCCCCTGCAGCAGAGGTGCGGGCGTTCAAGCCGCATTGGGGCATCATGGCCTTTGGTCTGGTCGCCATCGGGATGGAGGCCTGCCTGATCGGCCTTGGACCCACCGCGCTGATCCGGGCCGGTGTCGCGGAAGCGACGGCGGCAGAACTGCTGAGCGCGTTTTTCGTGGTGTTCCTCCTCGCACGGGTTGGCCTGATCTTTGTGGCACACCGGGTTGCGCCCTTCGTGCTTTACACGGCCTCTATCGCCGTGGCGGCGGTTTGCGCGCTTGGGTCGGCGCTGGTGTCGCCG from Tabrizicola piscis harbors:
- a CDS encoding MFS transporter, with translation MKDLIRANAGLLFAGVATFVMMGAGQSLYGPALPAFSRLFGVTLAEAGVLVSAHWVGCFIGVGFMYLKGGVVTPRHALAAMAIGAAGVAALAGWWATIAGAVVFGLGYGMSTAVFNPRVLRAFADKGPSMLSLLNATFGVGAIAAPLIFVALGSDPRWSFGLTAALAAVIWLFAGPAGRAGAAPAAEVRAFKPHWGIMAFGLVAIGMEACLIGLGPTALIRAGVAEATAAELLSAFFVVFLLARVGLIFVAHRVAPFVLYTASIAVAAVCALGSALVSPAVFFVAMGAPAGLFFPGFYVTASGKMGEDLRVPPTIIAAGLVGGIGAPLIVAPLMAGMGERGFFWLVAGVTVTLTVAAVLSLRRMRV
- the bktB gene encoding beta-ketothiolase BktB — encoded protein: MTDIHILSATRSAIGGFGGALAGLPPIDIATQAAKAALERAGVEGGQIGHVVMGHVINTEPRDMYLSRVMAMQAGIPETTPAMNVNRLCGSGAQAIVSAVQALMLGDAELALAGGAECMSRSPYILPAARFGQKMGDTRALDMMTGALTCPFGTGHMGVTAENVAAQHGISRADQDAFALESQTRAARAIAEGRFKDQIVAIEVPGRKGPTVFDTDEHPKATSIEALAGLRTVFQKDGTVTAGNASGINDGAAALVLSRSAKGSRARIMGYAHAGVDPKVMGLGPIPAVQALCRKLGIKPQDFDIVESNEAFAAQALAVSRALGLDPARVNPNGGAIALGHPVGATGAMLMVKALHELERTGGKTALVTMCIGGGQGIALAIERA
- the pbpC gene encoding penicillin-binding protein 1C → MMRARWIITAVAALWLAALGRDRLDDWIDATILPPLAVETSVEVLDRDGRLLRAYTVADGRWRLALPPDRVDPTYIAMLLAYEDKRFQDHAGVDPRSMLRAVLQAAWNGRVISGGSTLTMQVARLLEEGTTGEVGGKLRQMRVALALERRLTKDQILQLYLHLAPFGGNLEGVRAASISYFGKEPLRLTPAEAALLVAIPQSPETRRPDRAADRAEAARNRVLARAVGEGVIDADEAEAALREAVPGLRKPFPAFAPHLADRARAEDPARLTHTLSLDRDLQAKLETLAAEAVAGRGEALQVAILVADHASGEILASVGSAGYQADLRQGFVDMTQALRSPGSTLKPLVYALAFDQGLAHPETMIEDKPTSFGNYAPQNFDRMYRGTIRLREALQLSLNIPVVALTEALGPARLISAMEKAGMRPVFPGDQPGLAIALGGVGVTLSDMVQLYATLARGGVVRPLTYRLEDATAEGQRVVSGVAAWQVGDILAGLAPPPGAPSNRLAYKTGTSYGHRDAWAIGYDGGNVIGVWMGRADGTPVPGAFGADVAAPVLFQAFNRLKRQLVPQPPAPSATLLVSNAELPQPLQRFRSRSAAFEAEADAPAVAFPPDGAEVELLPAGLMVRVRGGTAPFTWLADGVPVIVALNAREAMLALPGQGFVTLSVIDAEGRSARAKVRVH